In a genomic window of Methanosarcina horonobensis HB-1 = JCM 15518:
- the pstA gene encoding phosphate ABC transporter permease PstA, whose product MELSSKVNENEHKSIRLQGGLNLGLNARTSEKIAFALLTLSAMTVAGFVVIILAYIIYNGYSAISIEFLTEMPRMRMTQGGIYPAIVGTVLLIIGSMAAALPTGIMAAIYLNEYAGETRTTWLIEMAINNLAGTPSVVFGLFGLALFVKYFGFGSSLLSACLTLSLLILPVIIRSTQEALIAVPNEYRESSLALGVSKWQTIRHVILPAAIPGITTGSILSIGRVAGETAPILLTGAAYFLPRLPDSVYSQFMALPYHLFVLATSGTSIVKTRPLQYGTALVLLVIVLGLNVVAVLVRRHYRQKLKI is encoded by the coding sequence GTGGAATTGAGTTCAAAAGTAAACGAGAACGAACATAAATCCATTCGGTTGCAGGGTGGACTGAATCTGGGGCTGAATGCAAGAACAAGCGAAAAAATCGCCTTTGCACTGCTCACCCTTTCAGCAATGACAGTAGCCGGGTTTGTGGTAATTATCCTCGCTTACATAATTTACAACGGATACAGTGCAATCAGTATTGAGTTCCTTACTGAAATGCCTCGCATGAGAATGACTCAGGGTGGGATCTATCCGGCAATTGTAGGCACTGTTCTCCTTATCATAGGATCGATGGCTGCAGCCCTTCCGACCGGGATTATGGCTGCCATCTACCTGAACGAATATGCAGGAGAAACTCGCACCACCTGGCTTATAGAAATGGCAATCAACAACCTTGCAGGAACTCCTTCCGTAGTATTCGGGCTTTTCGGGCTGGCACTTTTTGTTAAATATTTCGGGTTTGGTTCATCTTTACTGTCGGCTTGCCTCACCCTTTCTCTTCTGATTCTTCCGGTAATTATCCGTTCTACCCAGGAAGCCCTGATTGCAGTTCCGAATGAGTATCGGGAATCTTCACTTGCGCTTGGGGTTAGCAAATGGCAGACTATAAGGCATGTGATATTGCCTGCAGCTATCCCGGGAATTACTACAGGTTCGATTCTGAGTATCGGAAGAGTTGCAGGAGAAACAGCTCCTATTCTTCTAACCGGTGCTGCTTACTTTTTGCCCAGGCTGCCTGACTCGGTCTACTCCCAGTTTATGGCTCTTCCCTACCATCTCTTCGTACTTGCAACATCAGGGACGAGCATTGTCAAAACCCGACCCCTTCAGTATGGAACGGCTCTTGTTCTTTTGGTAATTGTGCTGGGATTAAATGTCGTAGCGGTTCTGGTCCGCAGGCATTACAGGCAAAAATTGAAAATTTGA
- a CDS encoding KH domain-containing protein gives MTQYVKIPKERIGVIIGPKGETKKLIEDKTTCQLEIESDSGKIDVTCEEDPLKEFRVLETLKAIGRGFSPEKALEILDDDMLMLEVIDLSDVATTPKELQRIKGRIIGRNGRTRELAETLINVKISVYGKTVSVLGYPEQNTIIRTAIKMLLDGATHGAVYKFLEKKHQELLHSQLDSIDFY, from the coding sequence ATGACTCAGTATGTCAAAATCCCCAAAGAGAGAATCGGAGTAATTATCGGTCCGAAAGGAGAAACAAAGAAACTCATAGAGGACAAAACCACATGTCAGCTGGAAATCGAGAGCGATAGTGGGAAAATCGATGTCACGTGCGAGGAAGATCCCTTAAAAGAATTCAGAGTCCTTGAGACTCTCAAAGCCATAGGAAGAGGCTTCAGTCCCGAAAAAGCCCTTGAAATCCTTGATGACGATATGCTGATGCTTGAAGTGATCGACCTTTCCGATGTTGCAACCACTCCAAAAGAGCTCCAGCGCATAAAAGGCAGGATAATAGGAAGAAACGGACGAACCCGAGAGCTTGCGGAAACCCTGATAAACGTCAAGATCTCCGTGTACGGAAAAACCGTATCCGTACTCGGGTACCCTGAGCAGAACACCATAATACGGACAGCCATAAAGATGCTGCTCGACGGAGCCACTCACGGCGCAGTCTACAAGTTCCTTGAGAAGAAACATCAGGAACTATTGCACTCGCAGCTGGACTCAATAGATTTTTACTGA
- a CDS encoding PstS family phosphate ABC transporter substrate-binding protein produces MANNLKTYTVLTLLVVGLVFLGIGCTGNENGEAQVGETSSEGAPAAEAPAAESQSITLKGSDTVLPLAQAEAEEFMLENSDKSVTVTGGGSGVGITALIDGEVDIATASREIKAEEIEAAQANGINPVETTIAYDGISVVVNPENSVSELTFDQLRGIYNGTISNWKDVGGEDTKIVVISRDSSSGTYEYFKEEVLQGDEYRPDALTQPATGGIVGEVSQNPNAIGYIGVAYLDDSVKALSLDGGNGYEAPTSENILSGAYPLSRSLYFYTNGEPSGLTKEFVDFVLSETGQSLVTEVGYFPVDQ; encoded by the coding sequence ATGGCAAATAATTTAAAAACATACACAGTTCTCACTTTACTGGTGGTAGGACTTGTATTTCTGGGAATTGGATGTACTGGAAATGAGAACGGCGAAGCCCAGGTTGGTGAAACCTCTTCTGAGGGAGCTCCTGCAGCTGAAGCCCCAGCAGCCGAATCACAGAGTATTACTCTGAAAGGTTCGGATACGGTTCTCCCCCTTGCTCAGGCTGAAGCTGAAGAATTCATGCTTGAAAACTCTGATAAAAGTGTAACCGTTACCGGGGGCGGATCAGGTGTTGGGATTACAGCTCTTATTGACGGTGAGGTAGATATTGCTACAGCATCCAGGGAAATTAAAGCTGAAGAAATAGAAGCCGCTCAAGCAAATGGCATCAACCCGGTGGAGACTACTATTGCCTATGACGGTATTTCAGTTGTTGTAAACCCCGAGAATTCTGTTTCTGAACTTACCTTTGACCAGCTTCGCGGCATCTATAACGGAACCATCAGCAACTGGAAGGATGTTGGCGGTGAGGACACAAAAATAGTGGTGATTTCCAGGGACAGCAGTTCCGGGACTTATGAATACTTCAAGGAAGAAGTTTTACAGGGAGATGAATACAGGCCTGATGCTCTTACCCAGCCTGCAACAGGCGGCATAGTCGGAGAGGTCTCTCAGAATCCCAATGCAATCGGATATATCGGTGTTGCATACCTTGATGACAGTGTCAAAGCCTTAAGCCTGGATGGCGGAAACGGCTATGAAGCTCCAACTTCTGAAAACATCCTCAGTGGTGCATACCCGCTTTCCAGATCTCTTTACTTCTACACCAACGGAGAACCCTCAGGTCTCACAAAGGAATTCGTAGACTTTGTGCTCAGTGAAACCGGACAGAGCCTGGTTACTGAAGTTGGTTACTTCCCTGTAGATCAGTAA
- a CDS encoding dihydroorotase, whose amino-acid sequence MPDIHIKNTRIYYNNSLQPAEIIIENDKIKKIGKDFRVSSVDMVIDAGGALTLPAGIDVHVHFREPGMTLKENWYTGSCSAAAGGIATVIDQPNTIPPTTDRRSFEQKLKFARGKSIVDFGINGGVTENIEKLKELWRLGVMAFGEIFMAESTGGLNINEETFEEALAEIKRLGALATIHAEDEKMRLELEQLLKGDVSFDYHSKVRPNACEASAVKSALELISRLEVRAHFCHLSTLEAVGMIRKEKYLAKRENKSPLFTCEVTPHHLFLSTRDWERLRAFGKMNPPLRSSHSIKALVNGLNDGTIDMVASDHAPHLESEKDADIRAAPSGVPGVETLMPLMLAAVRKNILPLSQMIMVTSRNPAKAFGLDRLGKGRLEVGFDADLMIVDPRNLQPIRADMLHSKAGWTPFEGMDAVFPEYTLSRGEVIWMEESINARPGRGKFLEGSGKRSKEDEEEDYEETGSE is encoded by the coding sequence ATGCCTGATATTCATATCAAAAATACGAGAATTTATTACAATAACTCTCTTCAGCCTGCCGAAATCATTATTGAGAACGACAAGATTAAAAAAATCGGAAAAGATTTCAGGGTCTCAAGCGTGGACATGGTAATTGATGCAGGGGGAGCACTTACCCTGCCTGCCGGAATTGATGTGCACGTGCATTTCAGGGAACCGGGCATGACCCTGAAAGAGAACTGGTACACAGGGTCATGTTCTGCAGCTGCAGGAGGTATTGCTACTGTTATCGACCAGCCGAACACTATTCCTCCTACCACGGACAGGCGCTCTTTTGAGCAAAAGCTCAAATTTGCCAGGGGAAAATCCATTGTAGATTTCGGGATCAATGGCGGAGTAACAGAAAATATAGAGAAGCTTAAAGAGCTCTGGAGGCTGGGTGTTATGGCTTTCGGGGAAATTTTCATGGCCGAGTCTACAGGGGGGTTGAATATAAACGAAGAAACTTTTGAGGAAGCCCTGGCTGAGATAAAAAGGCTCGGAGCCCTTGCCACTATCCATGCAGAGGATGAAAAAATGCGCCTTGAACTGGAGCAGCTGTTAAAAGGGGATGTTTCTTTTGATTACCACTCAAAGGTACGCCCGAACGCCTGCGAGGCATCGGCTGTCAAGAGCGCTCTTGAACTTATTTCCAGGCTCGAGGTCAGAGCTCATTTCTGCCATCTGAGCACGCTTGAAGCTGTGGGAATGATCCGAAAAGAAAAATATCTGGCAAAAAGAGAAAACAAAAGCCCTCTGTTTACATGCGAGGTCACTCCCCATCACCTGTTTCTCTCTACAAGAGACTGGGAAAGGCTCAGGGCTTTTGGCAAAATGAACCCACCTCTAAGGAGTAGTCATAGCATTAAAGCGCTTGTAAACGGACTGAATGACGGGACTATCGATATGGTAGCTTCTGACCATGCTCCTCATCTTGAGTCTGAGAAGGATGCCGATATCAGAGCTGCTCCTTCTGGAGTGCCGGGAGTTGAGACCCTTATGCCTCTTATGCTTGCAGCAGTCCGGAAAAATATCCTTCCCCTTTCTCAGATGATAATGGTTACAAGCCGGAACCCTGCAAAAGCTTTCGGACTGGACCGCCTGGGTAAGGGCAGGCTTGAGGTGGGTTTTGATGCTGACCTTATGATTGTGGACCCACGCAATCTTCAACCCATAAGGGCTGATATGCTGCACAGTAAGGCTGGATGGACACCTTTTGAAGGTATGGATGCAGTTTTTCCTGAGTACACTCTGTCGAGAGGCGAGGTAATCTGGATGGAAGAATCCATTAATGCAAGGCCGGGAAGGGGTAAATTCCTTGAAGGCAGCGGAAAAAGGTCAAAAGAAGATGAAGAGGAAGACTATGAAGAGACCGGATCTGAATAA
- the pstB gene encoding phosphate ABC transporter ATP-binding protein PstB — translation MTEVVQNVAQPNIAQPHIIVKNLDLWYGEKQALKNISMQIPRNSVTALIGPSGCGKSTFIRCLNRMNDLIKNCRIEGKVLIENEDIYGADVDVVELRKQVGMVFQKPNPFPMSIYDNVAYGPRIHGVNKKDIDEVVRGALRSAALFEETSDRLKSPALSLSGGQQQRLCIARTLAVKPEIILFDEPTSALDPISTARIEDLIMNLKKDYTIVIVTHNMQQAARISDYTGFFLMGELIEFGQTRQIFHSPKEKSTEDYITGRFG, via the coding sequence ATGACTGAAGTTGTTCAAAACGTAGCTCAGCCTAATATAGCTCAGCCTCATATAATAGTGAAAAATCTTGATCTGTGGTACGGGGAAAAGCAAGCTCTTAAAAATATATCAATGCAGATCCCCAGAAACAGTGTAACTGCTCTTATAGGTCCTTCAGGCTGTGGCAAGTCTACTTTCATCCGATGCTTAAACAGGATGAATGATCTTATTAAAAACTGCAGGATCGAAGGTAAAGTTTTAATCGAAAATGAGGACATCTACGGAGCAGATGTTGATGTTGTTGAGCTCCGGAAACAGGTAGGCATGGTTTTCCAGAAGCCTAACCCTTTTCCTATGTCAATTTATGACAATGTTGCATACGGGCCGCGTATCCATGGGGTAAATAAGAAGGATATTGACGAAGTTGTCAGAGGAGCCCTTCGTTCTGCTGCTCTTTTTGAAGAGACTTCAGACAGGCTCAAATCTCCTGCTCTTTCTCTTAGCGGCGGACAGCAGCAAAGGCTGTGTATTGCCAGGACTCTGGCGGTAAAGCCCGAAATTATTCTTTTCGATGAGCCTACCAGTGCTCTTGATCCGATTTCTACTGCAAGGATCGAAGATCTTATTATGAACCTTAAAAAAGATTATACGATAGTAATCGTAACTCATAATATGCAACAGGCAGCCAGGATATCGGATTATACCGGATTTTTCCTTATGGGGGAATTGATTGAGTTCGGTCAGACAAGGCAAATCTTCCACAGTCCAAAGGAAAAGAGTACTGAAGATTATATTACTGGCAGGTTCGGGTGA
- the phoU gene encoding phosphate signaling complex protein PhoU, with protein sequence MIRKRYFQQLDLLKESVLSLGEMSELIFHDSMEAVIDLNIELARKTLDLESKVDKLEERIEISVFDLLALQQPMASDLRLVVSALKISADLKRIVGLSINIAKIPGKIEGSHIKPLIDTKRMADIAANMLESSMKAFVTQDAELARSTAARDDEVDKLFYAVWVELIEMMAKDTDIISKATYLLFLIRYLERIADHCCNICESVVYLTTAERVKLN encoded by the coding sequence ATGATTAGAAAACGATACTTTCAGCAGCTTGATCTGCTTAAAGAGTCCGTACTTTCTCTCGGGGAAATGTCCGAATTGATTTTTCACGACTCAATGGAAGCAGTTATAGATCTCAATATCGAGCTTGCCAGAAAGACTCTTGACCTTGAATCTAAAGTGGATAAGCTCGAGGAGAGAATTGAGATCTCTGTTTTTGATCTGCTTGCGCTTCAGCAGCCCATGGCAAGTGATCTCCGGCTTGTCGTATCAGCACTTAAGATCTCAGCGGACCTTAAAAGAATCGTAGGGCTTTCAATTAATATTGCCAAAATCCCTGGAAAAATCGAAGGCAGCCATATAAAGCCACTTATAGATACAAAAAGAATGGCAGACATTGCAGCAAATATGCTTGAAAGCTCAATGAAAGCCTTCGTAACTCAGGACGCAGAACTCGCAAGATCTACGGCTGCGAGAGATGACGAGGTTGACAAACTCTTTTATGCAGTCTGGGTGGAGTTAATTGAAATGATGGCTAAAGATACAGATATTATTTCAAAAGCTACCTACCTGCTCTTCCTGATCCGCTACCTGGAAAGGATTGCAGACCACTGCTGCAACATCTGTGAAAGTGTTGTTTACCTTACAACGGCTGAGCGTGTTAAATTGAATTAA
- the pstC gene encoding phosphate ABC transporter permease subunit PstC — translation MFNRNYKEKTIESVLFSVSALTVVILFLICLFLFRDSLLLFKNTSLLDFLTGEFWYPTSVNRQFGLLPLFFGSLIVTAGAILFAVPLGIASAIYISEIAHPKVADALKPFIEILAGIPSVVFGFFGLVIVVPFVQDFFNLPTGQTALTGSIMLGIMALPTIITISEDAISSVPSTIKHGSLALGATRWQTIYKVIVPAALSGISAAVMLGIGRAIGETMTLMMVTGNTAVIPSFPGGILDPVRTMTATIALEMGEVPQGSAHFHALFAVGSVLFIITFLINLIADSIKKRYRFKVD, via the coding sequence ATGTTTAACAGGAATTATAAGGAAAAAACAATCGAATCAGTGCTTTTCTCAGTAAGCGCCCTTACGGTTGTCATCCTTTTCCTTATATGCCTTTTTTTGTTCAGGGATAGTTTACTTCTTTTTAAAAACACGTCCCTTCTGGACTTTCTTACAGGAGAATTCTGGTACCCAACATCCGTGAACAGGCAGTTCGGGCTATTGCCTCTCTTTTTCGGTTCTCTTATTGTTACTGCCGGTGCAATCCTTTTTGCAGTACCTCTGGGGATTGCTTCTGCTATTTATATTTCTGAAATTGCACACCCGAAGGTTGCAGATGCCCTGAAACCTTTTATTGAAATCCTTGCAGGGATCCCTTCTGTCGTATTCGGGTTCTTCGGGCTTGTTATTGTGGTTCCGTTTGTGCAGGACTTCTTTAACCTTCCTACAGGACAAACCGCTCTTACAGGTTCAATTATGCTTGGAATCATGGCTCTTCCCACTATAATTACTATCTCAGAAGATGCCATAAGTTCTGTCCCAAGCACTATCAAACATGGCTCGCTTGCTCTGGGCGCCACAAGATGGCAGACCATATATAAGGTCATAGTTCCTGCAGCCCTTTCCGGAATTTCAGCCGCTGTGATGCTTGGCATAGGGAGGGCTATAGGGGAGACAATGACTCTCATGATGGTAACCGGAAACACTGCAGTAATTCCATCTTTTCCTGGAGGCATTCTTGACCCTGTAAGGACAATGACTGCCACAATCGCACTTGAAATGGGTGAGGTTCCCCAGGGGAGTGCTCACTTCCATGCCCTCTTTGCAGTGGGATCTGTGCTTTTCATCATAACTTTCCTGATTAACCTGATTGCGGATTCAATTAAAAAACGATACAGGTTTAAGGTGGACTGA
- a CDS encoding nascent polypeptide-associated complex protein has translation MFPGMGGVGGRGMNPAKMKQMMKQMGIDVKELKDVEEVVIKTADSNIIIENANVTIMTVQGSETYQIVGDAKEVPKSQEIPAEDIKLVMEQTGVSEEEARNALKNSNGDLAEAIVALSSA, from the coding sequence ATGTTTCCAGGAATGGGAGGCGTGGGTGGCCGGGGAATGAATCCGGCTAAAATGAAGCAGATGATGAAGCAGATGGGGATTGATGTTAAAGAACTTAAGGACGTTGAAGAAGTTGTTATAAAAACTGCAGACTCTAACATAATTATTGAAAATGCAAACGTTACTATAATGACAGTCCAGGGTTCGGAAACATATCAGATTGTAGGCGATGCAAAGGAAGTCCCAAAATCTCAGGAAATCCCTGCCGAAGACATCAAACTTGTAATGGAGCAGACCGGCGTCTCCGAAGAAGAAGCCAGGAACGCCCTGAAGAACTCAAACGGAGATCTGGCAGAAGCCATTGTGGCACTTTCTTCTGCCTGA
- a CDS encoding HesB/IscA family protein, with protein sequence MIEVTEKAATELKTLLEQEGKPELALRIFVAGVACSGVQYGLALDDEVKEDDVTMESNGIKLVMAKDIERSFSEGSIDYIEDENGKGFLIRNPSAGGGCGTCGGCH encoded by the coding sequence ATGATCGAAGTAACAGAAAAAGCTGCAACAGAACTGAAAACACTGCTTGAACAGGAGGGCAAGCCTGAACTTGCGCTCAGAATCTTTGTTGCTGGAGTAGCCTGCAGTGGAGTACAGTACGGACTGGCCCTCGACGATGAAGTTAAAGAAGACGATGTCACAATGGAAAGCAATGGAATAAAGCTTGTAATGGCAAAGGATATCGAGAGGAGCTTCTCCGAGGGCAGCATCGATTACATCGAAGATGAAAACGGGAAAGGTTTCCTTATCCGCAACCCAAGCGCCGGCGGCGGATGCGGTACCTGTGGCGGCTGCCATTAA
- a CDS encoding serine protein kinase RIO, translating into MSRDLEDKVKRIDTAKDKARAREKDSDRLKVEENVFDVPTLKILYTLSNKGIIKSMGGAISTGKEANVFYAEGEEKELAIKIYRMASSTFKAMDAYIMKDPRFTNIRNNRRDIIFAWTRKELQNLKRAKSAGVRVPEPIIAEKNILIMEFMGEEKTPYPLLKNTPLENDEAKLVYDRIVEYMRRLYKEANLVHADLSEYNILIDPADTTPIFIDMGQSVTLEHPNAREFLYRDVLNILRFFGRYGITDKPEELLSKIQAETT; encoded by the coding sequence ATGAGCAGGGACCTGGAAGACAAAGTAAAGCGCATCGATACCGCTAAAGATAAAGCACGGGCAAGAGAAAAAGACTCCGACCGGTTGAAGGTAGAAGAGAACGTATTTGACGTTCCCACTCTTAAAATCCTTTATACCCTTTCCAATAAAGGCATAATAAAATCAATGGGAGGAGCCATCAGTACCGGAAAGGAAGCAAATGTCTTCTATGCGGAAGGCGAGGAAAAGGAACTGGCAATAAAGATATACAGAATGGCCAGCAGTACTTTCAAGGCAATGGACGCCTATATCATGAAAGACCCTCGCTTCACGAACATTAGAAATAACAGGCGAGATATCATTTTTGCATGGACACGTAAGGAATTGCAGAACCTGAAGCGTGCAAAGAGCGCAGGAGTACGGGTGCCTGAACCGATCATTGCTGAGAAAAATATTCTCATAATGGAGTTCATGGGAGAAGAAAAGACACCCTATCCACTGTTGAAGAACACACCGCTGGAAAACGACGAGGCAAAGCTTGTTTATGATAGAATCGTCGAATATATGCGTCGCCTCTACAAAGAAGCTAATCTCGTACATGCTGACCTGAGTGAGTACAATATTCTCATTGACCCGGCAGATACAACCCCAATCTTCATTGATATGGGGCAGTCCGTAACTCTGGAACATCCCAATGCCAGAGAGTTTCTCTACAGAGACGTGCTAAACATACTCAGGTTCTTCGGCCGCTATGGGATCACGGACAAACCTGAAGAACTGCTTTCAAAAATACAGGCGGAAACAACATGA
- the eif1A gene encoding translation initiation factor eIF-1A, translated as MTLADLKKPTSRANTSTEETVTRVRIPRRENNEILATVESLLGANRLRLRCMDGVVRMGRIPGSMKKKTWIREGDVVIAVPWEFQNEKADVIWKYTRPQVDWLERKGYLKG; from the coding sequence ATCACACTGGCAGACTTAAAGAAACCTACATCAAGAGCCAATACCAGCACAGAAGAGACAGTAACAAGAGTACGCATTCCTCGCAGAGAAAACAATGAGATCCTTGCAACCGTTGAAAGTCTCCTTGGTGCAAACAGGCTCAGGCTCCGCTGCATGGATGGAGTCGTCCGTATGGGGAGAATTCCAGGTTCGATGAAGAAGAAAACCTGGATAAGAGAAGGAGATGTCGTCATTGCTGTGCCATGGGAGTTCCAGAACGAAAAGGCAGACGTGATATGGAAATACACAAGGCCGCAGGTAGACTGGCTTGAAAGGAAAGGATACCTGAAAGGATAA
- a CDS encoding sodium-dependent transporter, whose amino-acid sequence MLENKNVEREKLASRVGFLLISAGCAIGLGNVWRFPFITGKYGGAAFVLVYLAFLLLLGLPIMVMEFSIGRAGRLNIAGAMRALEPANSKWHIFGYLGIIGNVILVMFYTTVAGWSFAYFYKELTGVFNGLSPEEIGTAFEIFLGSTGELIIWMALVVILGFFICSLGLQEGVERVSKLMMSGMFIMLLILVFKAITLPGASTGLSFYLKPDFSNFSWESVYAAMGQAFFTLSLGIGGMTIFGSYIGKERSLTGESLNVIALDTLTAFLAGLVIFPAAFAFGVNVGSGPGLIFVTLPNIFNQMLGGQFWGILFFMFLTFAAMTTIIGIFENIMAFTIDEWGWERKRAALINGIGIFILSLPCVLGFGPWSSFALLGEGTVVLDLEDFILSYNLLPIGALVFVLFCTRNFGWGWKNFIEEADAGKGIKFPKWLKPYVSYVLPLIILVVFIKGWMDIF is encoded by the coding sequence ATGTTGGAAAATAAAAACGTTGAAAGGGAGAAACTAGCAAGCAGGGTAGGCTTTCTACTTATTTCAGCCGGATGTGCAATCGGACTGGGAAATGTCTGGCGTTTTCCCTTTATCACTGGAAAATATGGAGGGGCAGCTTTTGTCCTGGTTTACCTTGCATTCCTGCTTTTACTCGGCCTTCCGATAATGGTAATGGAATTCTCAATTGGCAGGGCCGGACGCCTCAATATCGCAGGGGCCATGAGGGCACTGGAACCTGCAAACAGTAAATGGCATATCTTTGGATACCTCGGGATCATAGGAAATGTTATTCTGGTAATGTTTTACACAACTGTTGCTGGCTGGAGTTTTGCCTACTTTTATAAAGAACTTACAGGCGTTTTCAACGGGCTTTCTCCTGAAGAAATAGGAACCGCTTTCGAGATCTTTCTTGGCAGTACTGGAGAGCTAATCATCTGGATGGCTCTTGTGGTAATCCTTGGCTTCTTCATATGCTCCCTTGGGCTTCAGGAAGGTGTTGAAAGAGTAAGCAAACTCATGATGTCCGGCATGTTCATCATGCTCTTAATACTTGTCTTCAAAGCCATAACCTTACCCGGAGCATCAACAGGCCTGAGTTTCTACCTTAAACCTGATTTTTCAAACTTTAGCTGGGAAAGCGTTTATGCTGCAATGGGACAGGCATTCTTTACTCTGAGCCTTGGGATAGGAGGGATGACAATTTTTGGCAGTTATATAGGAAAGGAACGCTCCCTTACAGGAGAATCCCTAAATGTCATAGCACTTGACACCCTAACTGCGTTCCTCGCAGGGCTGGTGATTTTCCCTGCTGCTTTCGCTTTCGGTGTGAATGTAGGGTCCGGACCCGGCCTTATTTTCGTAACACTTCCAAACATATTTAATCAGATGCTGGGAGGCCAGTTTTGGGGCATCCTCTTTTTCATGTTTCTGACCTTTGCCGCAATGACAACCATTATCGGGATATTTGAAAACATCATGGCCTTTACAATTGACGAATGGGGATGGGAACGAAAAAGAGCTGCTTTGATAAACGGGATTGGGATCTTCATCCTTTCTCTTCCGTGTGTACTTGGTTTTGGTCCCTGGAGCAGTTTTGCACTCCTTGGGGAAGGCACAGTGGTTCTTGACCTGGAAGATTTCATCCTGAGCTATAACCTTCTTCCGATCGGAGCCCTTGTCTTTGTGCTCTTCTGTACCAGAAACTTCGGTTGGGGCTGGAAAAACTTTATAGAAGAAGCTGATGCAGGAAAAGGGATCAAATTTCCAAAATGGCTTAAACCTTATGTGAGTTATGTTCTTCCCCTGATCATACTTGTAGTATTTATCAAAGGCTGGATGGACATATTCTAA